Part of the Nicotiana tabacum cultivar K326 chromosome 20, ASM71507v2, whole genome shotgun sequence genome, CTTAGTTAAGAAAGAGGTTaatgcttatcctatatgtagtACTGTACTCTTGGTTTTCATGCTGATGTTAATAACTTTTTGAGGAGCTTGTAATTAAGTGGAAACTAGAGGAACAAAAGCAGGAGCTAGAGGATATCTTTTTGGAGCATGTGGAATGAGTTTTGTGGTTTCTAACTTGTACCGTGCTCTTATTTTTATACTAATGAATCTAAGAAATATTTACCTGTCACTAGATATGCAACAACTTGATATGTCATAAGTGGAATTATTAGGTGTCATGGTGCAAGTTAGTTATTAGGGGTTCTGTAGTAAAATGGGAATGGAAAGAGCAATGTTTTGGGTTTGTATCTCTGTAAAATATTGGATGCTCTTTTCCACTCGATGATATGGTATCAAAGAAGCACTATTACAAAATAGTTTGCCTCTCTATTCTTCATGATATATCAGATATTTATCCATATCAACCTTTGTCTTATTACATCAATAATTATTACTTCTCTGCAGATCCAAATGAAACAAATCGTGAAGATTTTGACGATAGTTTTTGGGGTATCCGCCCTTTGGATAGGCTTGCTGCAGACATCAGTGGTTCCAGAGAACTATACTTGGCTGGTGAGCTCTTATTGACAATGATTTCCTCTTCAGCATTTGCTTAACCTGTTTTTCCACATTCTAAATGGTTCTATTATGATGTTGTAGTTGCCTCTATACTTGATTGTGTCCCTTGGATGCTACGGTCTCTTAATGGTAGGTGTTGGCCTCATGAAATTTCCCACGTGCCCGCAAGAAGCTGTTTACTTACAGCAGGTACAGCTGCCTTTCTTTTTAACAGTTATTGTATTCAATTGCTGTTGTCAAGATAGGAGGTCCTCTGGGCATTTTATAGTGAAATATGAGAAAAAGG contains:
- the LOC107797790 gene encoding dolichol-phosphate mannose synthase subunit 3 isoform X2, producing the protein MKQIVKILTIVFGVSALWIGLLQTSVVPENYTWLLPLYLIVSLGCYGLLMVGVGLMKFPTCPQEAVYLQQDVREAKELLQKKGVDVGSD
- the LOC107797790 gene encoding dolichol-phosphate mannose synthase subunit 3 isoform X1; this translates as MPLRFFHSFYRRRSQRISLQSTKIQMKQIVKILTIVFGVSALWIGLLQTSVVPENYTWLLPLYLIVSLGCYGLLMVGVGLMKFPTCPQEAVYLQQDVREAKELLQKKGVDVGSD